GTTCTCAATGGGACGGGTGATCACTTTCGGACAAGACTGACACATACTATTGAAGTCGCGGCGATTGCTCGCACTACGGCACGTTCCCTGGCTCTTAATGAAGACCTTGCTGAAGCAATCGCCCTAGCACACGACTTGGGCCATGCACCCTTTGGTCACCCTGGGGAACACACTTTGAATTCTTTAATGAAAGAGTTTGGAGGCTTCGAACACAACCAACAAAGCTTAAGAGTAGTTGAAGAACTCGAGATGAAGTATCCTGAATTCAATGGGCTGAATCTATCTTGGGAGCTGCTCGACGGGCTCAATAAAAAACATCATAAACGAAAAGAAACCGACCTCCAACCTTCGTTAGAGGCACAAGTTGCAGACATGGCTGATGAAATAGCTTACTGTTGCCACGATCTTGATGACGCTCTAGAGAATGATCTCATCACCAGTAAAGACTTAAGTGATATTGAATTGTGGAAGGAACTTTATGACCGCTTATCTCTTGAATACTCTCGCTTAGATGAAATACGCAAACGCCGCTACCTTATTCGCTGTTTGATCGATTTCCTCGTCGAAGATCTCTGTAAATCTTCTTCGGATAATATCCGAAAAGCTAATCCTAAATCTGCAGACCAAGCCAAAGATCAGAATAAGCGCCTCATCTCATTCTCACTCAAAACACGTGCAAAAATTCAAAACCTACGTGACTTTCTTTTACAGCGTTTCTACTACCACCCATCAGTTCACTCGGTAAACCAGCGAGCTTGTCAGATCCTACAGTCTCTTTTTGAACTCTACCATAAACACCCTCATTTGATTGGTGATAAATATGCACTCCGAATTAAGAAAGAGGGCATCTCCCGTATTGCTTGCGATTATATTGCTGGAATGACCGACGGATACGCTCTCAAAATTTACGGCAAACACATTGGGACAGATGACCTTCTTAAGGAATTAATGCCGATTCGAGATGATTCCCGAGCTTATTTAAAGTAGCTTCCTCTTATAACAGACGGCTAGTGTCCTAGTAGATTGGAAATGAAACATAGAGAACTCATTATCTTAATAGTCTTCTCTATTTTAACTTTTGCTTATTTTTCCTTTGATTACTTGGGAAGACTTACTGCTGATCCTTTCCGGCCAGTCATAAGAGGGTCTGACCAGTCTTTTTACTACTTCTGGCTTCGGTCACCTTTAGTGGGAGGTGATTTTGATTTTTCTGATGATCTCATCGAATGTAACACTCTGCCCATGGAAATAAGAGACTTTTTCCTACAACAAGAAAAAACTGATCTCGGATTAGTTGCTAATAA
This window of the Verrucomicrobiota bacterium genome carries:
- a CDS encoding deoxyguanosinetriphosphate triphosphohydrolase is translated as MISNSMPLQSRIQWELKEGDFLAPYAQLSSMSRGRSHPESIHVFRSEYQRDRDRILHSTAFRRLEYKTQVVLNGTGDHFRTRLTHTIEVAAIARTTARSLALNEDLAEAIALAHDLGHAPFGHPGEHTLNSLMKEFGGFEHNQQSLRVVEELEMKYPEFNGLNLSWELLDGLNKKHHKRKETDLQPSLEAQVADMADEIAYCCHDLDDALENDLITSKDLSDIELWKELYDRLSLEYSRLDEIRKRRYLIRCLIDFLVEDLCKSSSDNIRKANPKSADQAKDQNKRLISFSLKTRAKIQNLRDFLLQRFYYHPSVHSVNQRACQILQSLFELYHKHPHLIGDKYALRIKKEGISRIACDYIAGMTDGYALKIYGKHIGTDDLLKELMPIRDDSRAYLK